The nucleotide sequence TCGATGCCTCGCTCGCCGCGCCGCCGTGGGTACGGCGCAGCAGGCCTTGTTCGGCGAGTTGGTTGATGTCGCGGCGGATGGTCTGCGGGGTGACGGAAAAGCTCTGGGCCAACTCGTCGATGCTGACGTAGCCGCGTTCGCGCGCACGTTCGAGAATACTCTGCTGTCGGGGTGCCAGATTCATAAAAGTATCCAGATTTTTGCCGGATTATAGGCTGTCGTTGCCAGCGATTTGCCGCTAAGGTAAGCCGAAATCACCATTTTGTTTTCACTATCGAACATGACTCCTGCCATCGACCTGTTAAAGAAAGCCAAGGCTGAGCACCGCGTGCACAGTTACACCCACGACCCGAAGGCGCCGTCCTATGGGCTGGAGGCTGCGGAAAAGCTCGGTTTGGAGCCGGCGCGGGTGTTCAAGACGCTGCTCGCGGCGAGCGAGAAGGGCGAGTTGCTGGTAGCCGTGGTACCGGTTGCCGGCAGTCTCGATCTGAAAGCGCTGGCGCATGCCGCCGGAGTGAAGAAAGCCGATATGGCCGACCCCGCCGCGGCCCAGCGCGCCACTGGCTATCTGCTCGGCGGCATTAGCCCGCTGGGGCAGAAGAAACGCCTGCGGACCTTTATCGACAGTTCGGCGCAGCATCAGCCGAGCATCTATGTCAGCGCCGGTCGCCGTGGCCTGGAAGTGGAGCTGACCGCCGCCCTCCTGGCCCAGCACACTCAAGCCGCTTTCGCCGATATCGGCCGCGGCTGAGCAGGGCACTTCGTAAACGCTTTACCCCGCTGCAGCGCGCTAGCAGGCCGTTGAAAAAGGTAGCGAGCGAAGGCTAGACAAGGCGAAATCAGGCGAAAAAGCGCAGTTTACGAGTGGTAAATGAGCATTTTGAGCCTGATTTCAACGCGGTATAGCCGAGCGCAGTAGTTTTTCAACGGCCTGCCAGCCGATAACAATAAGGAAATGCGCCATGTCTCAATACCTGCTCGCCATCGACCAGGGCACCACCAGCTCTCGGGCGATCGTCTTCAGTGCTCAGGGTTTGCCGGTGGCACGCGCCCAGCAGGAGTTCAAGCAGTACTTCCCGAAAGACGGCTGGGTCGAGCACGACGGTGAGGAAATCTGGCTGACGACCCTCAAGGTCTGTCGCGAGGCGATCGAACACAGCGGTCTGAATGTCGCCGAGATCGCCGCCATTGGCATCACCAACCAGCGCGAAACCACGCTGGTATGGGATGTGCAGACCGGCACGCTGATCCATCCGGCGATCGTCTGGCAGGATCGCCGCACGGCCGATTACTGTGCCGAACTCAAGGCTGCCGGCCACGAAGCGAGCGTGGCGCGCAAAACCGGCCTGCTGATCGATCCATATTTCTCGGCCACCAAGCTGCGCTGGATTTTGCACAACGTTCCCGGCGCTCGCGAGCGCGCCGAGCGCGGTGAGCTGCGCTTCGGTACCGTCGACAGCTTTCTGCTGTGGCGCCTGACCGGCGGCCAGGTGCATCGCACTGATGCGACCAATGCTTCGCGCACCTTGCTATTCAATATCCATCGGCAGCAGTGGGACGATGAATTGCTCGCTCTGTTCGACATCCCGCGCAGCCTGCTGCCCGAAGTGCTCGATTGCGCCGCCGAGTTTGGTCACACGCAAGCCGATTTGCTGGGCGCGAGTATTCCGGTGCTGGGCATGGCCGGTGACCAGCAGGCCGCACTGATCGGCCAGGCGTGCTTTCAGCCGGGCATGGTCAAAAGCACCTATGGCACCGGCTGCTTCATGATCCAGAACACCGGTAGTCAGCCGGTGGCTTCGCGGCATCGGCTGCTCACTACGGTCGGTTATCGCCTGAATGGTGAGGTTACCTACGCAGTGGAAGGCAGCATCTTCGTCGCTGGCGCGGCGGTGCAGTGGCTGCGCGACGGCATCAAGCTGATCACCCATGCGCG is from Pseudomonas sp. LS44 and encodes:
- the ybaK gene encoding Cys-tRNA(Pro) deacylase — its product is MTPAIDLLKKAKAEHRVHSYTHDPKAPSYGLEAAEKLGLEPARVFKTLLAASEKGELLVAVVPVAGSLDLKALAHAAGVKKADMADPAAAQRATGYLLGGISPLGQKKRLRTFIDSSAQHQPSIYVSAGRRGLEVELTAALLAQHTQAAFADIGRG
- the glpK gene encoding glycerol kinase GlpK — encoded protein: MSQYLLAIDQGTTSSRAIVFSAQGLPVARAQQEFKQYFPKDGWVEHDGEEIWLTTLKVCREAIEHSGLNVAEIAAIGITNQRETTLVWDVQTGTLIHPAIVWQDRRTADYCAELKAAGHEASVARKTGLLIDPYFSATKLRWILHNVPGARERAERGELRFGTVDSFLLWRLTGGQVHRTDATNASRTLLFNIHRQQWDDELLALFDIPRSLLPEVLDCAAEFGHTQADLLGASIPVLGMAGDQQAALIGQACFQPGMVKSTYGTGCFMIQNTGSQPVASRHRLLTTVGYRLNGEVTYAVEGSIFVAGAAVQWLRDGIKLITHARDSEALAEQTGDACGVYLVPAFTGLGAPYWDPKARGAIFGLTRDTGIKEIVTAGLQSVCYQTCDLLEAMRQDGAAAPSALRVDGGMVENNWVMQFLADILGVPVERPEVTETTALGVAYLAGLQAGLYADLAQIASHWHRQQRFTPRMAEAHRDKLYAGWLDAVQRVRSGA